The region ACGATGCCGCCATCCCGGCCCATTCGCCAAATCTCTGCTTTCTTGCTGCTCGTGATGACTTGGCTGGCCTGGCAACTTGCCAGTGTTGCGATCATCGCAGCGGACGCTCCGGCCTTCAAAGAGGCGGTGGAATGCCATCCGCGAGGAGGTTTGCCCAATGTTCGAGCGAAGATCGAAGCTGGACAGCCTGTGAAGGTTGCCTATCTGGGGGGCAGCATTACGGCTGCAGCCGGCTGGCGTGTGCTTTCCCGTGAATGGCTGACGAAGCAATACCCGGGCGTTCCATTCGAGCAGATTGATGCCGCCATTGGTGGCACGGGTTCCGATCTGGGGGTATTCCGGCTGAAGAATGATGTTCTCCGTCACGGGCCCGATCTGCTTTTTGTTGAGTTTGCTGTGAACGATGGGGGTGCTCCCCCGGAACAGATTCATAAGGCGATGGAAGGAATTGTCCGCCAGACCTGGAGGGCGAACCCCACGACCGACATTGTCTTCGTCTACACGGTCAGCGAGCCATTTCTGGAACAGCTTCGCAATGGCAAGATGCAGCGATCAGCCAGTACGATGGAAGATGTTGCTGAACACTACAAGATTCCTTCGATTCATTTGGGTGTAAAAGTCGTTCAACTGGAGAAAGATGGTGAGCTGGTTTTCAAAGCTCCCCGACCAGCCGACATTCGCGAGGCGAGGCCACTTGTCTTTTCGACGGATGGTGTCCATCCCCATGTGGAGACAGGCCACGAAGTCTATGCCGCCACGATTGCCCGCTGCTGGCCGGCCATTATGGAGGCCAGTGGGAAGCCGGCTGACCATGCACTCGATCAGCCATTACGGACCGATAACTTCGAGCGGGCCCAGCAGATTCCGATCACGGCAAACATGCTCAAAGGGACCTGGAAAAAGCTGCCTGCTGATCACACGCTGTCGCGGCGATTTGCCCGGAACATGCCCGAGCTTTATGAAGCGGAAGCTCCAGGCGGTGCACTCGAATTCACGATTGAAGGTTCCACACTGGCGATCTTTGACCTGCTGGGGCCGGACGGTGGGCGGTTAAAGATCATGTGGGATGATCTGCCGCCAACTTATCAGAACCGGATTGACCCGTATTGTACTTATCACCGCATGGGAAAGACGGCGATTGCCAGCGAGCGGCCCGCAGGGCGACATCACGTGCGGATTGAACTCACGCCGGAAAAGCTCAATAAGCGGGAGATTCTCTTCGAACACAACCGCAAAGATTACGATGACCACCCCGAAAAGTATGCCGACCACAAGTGGATCGTGGGCTCCATCCTGCTGATTGGCGACATTGTCACGGATGAACCTGCACGATAACAATTATCTATACGGATTTTTTTAAGAACCCGCTCATTTATATAGTACAAATGAACGTACAAAACGAATCCGCTTTATCAAGTCCATCTGTTGAGCACATCACCTGTGATACAATGTTTCAAAGAAAGCCAGTGATTCGTTAAGGTCTTCTCAGAAACTCATCACTTTATGGAATTGCAGGAATGAGCCACGATCTCGTGACGCTGCGCGTTTTCTGGAACGAAGTCGAGGCCAACATCGCGGCGTCAATCTTACGAAGAGAAAACATCAAGGTCTATCTGAGTGGTGGCGAAATTGCGTCGATGGATTGGACTCTCGCCAACGCTATTGGAGGGATTCGTCTTCAAGTCGCTGAACAAGATGTGGAAAGATCGGAAGAACTTCTCGAACTTGCTGTCAGCGAAGATGCCGACACCTTACAGGCACGAACCGAAGAGAATGGCTCTGGCAATCCAGACAAGGCTGATGACCATGAATCAAACTGGGATGAGGATGAGCTGCCCGATAGGTATCAACTCTCCGACGATGCTGCCCGTCGATATGAAGAAACTCTTTCATTGCGTGAGCAAAAGGCGGGTTACGCGTTGAGGTCTGCAACCATAGGTTTGCTGTTTATCCCGTTGCAGTTTTATACGGCATATCTGATTCATGAAGTTTATACATTAGAGGGTCAGCTTCGCTCCAGATATGTTCGCTACACATGGGTTGCCTGTCTTTTTGCAGCCCCTTGCTTAATGTTTATGGGAATTATGTTTGCGAAGCTGCTCGGGGCATTCCTGGAAACTTCTCTGGCTGACTAGTAACTAGAATGAAGAGCTGCCGGTGCCCCTCCTTATAAAACAGAAGCCACGTCGATGACGTTTCCATGGGATAAAGCAAACTCACTTTCAGTGTGTTGAACACCTCTCCGAGGAGCATATCGCCGCAAATAAAAGTTGAATTCCCCACAACTGGCGAATGCTACAAAAAAGTGGAGCCAATCGCATTGTTTCAAGCCAGCATTTCCGGAATCACGTGCCCGTGGACGTCGGTTAGGCGGAAGTCGCGGCCCTGGAAGCGGTAGGTCAGGCGTTCGTGATCCATACCCAGTAGATGCAGCATGGTGGCATGCAGATCGTGGACGTGCACTGGACGATCTTCAATGTTGTAACCAAAATCGCAGGTCCGGCCGACCACCGTCGCGGGCTTGATCCCACCACCCGCAAACCACATCGAGAAACACCGGGGATGGTGATCCCGGCCGTAGTTCTGCGGTGACGGGCGGCCCTGCGAATAACTTGTCCGGCCAAACTCTCCACCCCACACGACCAGGGTGTCCTCCAGCAAACCACGCTGTTTCAGATCAGCCACCAGGGCAGCGGAAGGCTGATCGGTCTCCCGGCACTGCGTCGAAATTCCTCCCGGTAAGCCGCCATGTTGATCCCAGCCCTGGTGATACAACTGGATAAACTTGACACCACGCTCTGCCAGGCGTCTTGCCAAGAGACAATTGGCGGCAAATGTGCCGGGCTTGCGGCTGTCGGGCCCATACATCTCGAAAGTGGCTTCGGTCTCGCCCGAAAGATCGGTGGCTTCTGGCACGCTGGCCTGCATACGAAATGCCATTTCATACTGGGCAATCCGCTGAGATAACTCAGGGTCGTGCGTCTCGACTTCACGCTCTTTCTGCAGTTGTGCCAATGTTTCGAGAGCAGCACGTCTTTGCTCGCGACTGACTCCCGGCGGATTGTTCAGATAAAGAACCGCATCTTTACCCGAGCGGAACTGAACTCCCTGATGCTGCGATGGAAGAAAGCCAGAGCCCCACAAGCGAGAATAGAGCGGCTGATCGGTTTTTCCACGAGTAATCAACACCACGAACGCGGGGAGATTCTCGTTATCACTTCCTAAACCATAGTTGAGCCAGGCACCAATACTGGGTCTACCGGCAATCTGAGAACCGGTCTGCAGGAACGTAATGGCTGGATCATGGTTGATCGCTTCTGTGTAGATGGAGCGGACGATGCAGAGGTCATCGACGATTTTGGCCGTATGTGGCAGTAAATCGCTGACCCACGCCTGTGCGGCACCATGCTGCTGAAAACCAAACTTCGATCCCACCATGATCAAAGAGGATTGATTGGCCGACATCCCGGTCAATCGCTGGCCTTGTCGGACAGAATCTGGCAAGGCTTCTCCAAAGCGATCGTTGAGGAGGGGCTTATAGTCGAAGGTTTCCAGTTGCGAAGGCCCACCACTTTGAAACAGGTAAATGACTCGTTTGGCTTTGGGGGCGAAATGTGGCTGACGTGTTGCAGTGGGTTCTGCCCCAAACGATAAACCTGATGTCGAGCCTGTCAGTAGATGAGCCAGGGCCAGACTTCCGCATCCATTCCCAGCCTGGGCCAGCCACTGGCGGCGAGCCATCGCACTGAGGTTAGGCCCATCAGATTTCGGGAGTGGTTGATTCATCGTCAGGGATCATTTCACAGGAAGTCGATAGCCAGCATGGCGAATGGTATCGCCACGAGATCGTGCGGGCTGGAACGAGTCCAAAACCTGCAGGCTAAAAAGAATTCTACGCTAATCAGAAATCAACAGCACGTTGAAAGTTCAGAAAAGCATGCTGGCTCGAAGTTGCATGTTTGACGTCTGGCTGGGGTCAAACGTCCTCGTTTGCCCCCAGATTGTTTGAATCTGATTGTTTATGGAGGATGTGCTCAAGTCGTGAATGCATATCGCGGATGCATTTGTGCCGGCAGCGTCCTGGAACTGGGGGCGGATGAAGACATCCGACCCCAACCACCCCGGTAAAGACCACGCCCTTCCGCAGAGCCTCCAGGGTCGTGCCACCCCTGGGACGTGCCACCTGAGACCGGGCCACCATGTAATACGGGAGTTCTGTTGTTATCACGACTCGGTGGTGGAGGAGCCTGTGCCGGGAGCATGTTTTCTGCCGCCGGCATGCACAGCGAGTACGGGTTGAGTTCGCTCGCCACTGCAAAGCACGACCAGTAGGTTCGAGATGAGCTGATCCCGGTCGGATTCCGAGAGTTCGAAGCCGCTGTCTCGCAGTCTTGTTACGGCATCTTTAACAATTTCGACGGCCCCTTCGACAATCGTCTTGCGGGCATCGATCAGAGCCATGGCCTGCTGACGCATCAGCATCGATTGAGCAATTTCGGGAGCGTAAGTCAGATCGTTGAGTCGCACCATCAGCACGCGAATTCCCGCTGGATTTACGGCATCCTGCAGTTCGGCCACAAAAGCCTGACTGACAATTTCGCTCTCTTTTTTGAGGCACGGGATGGCGGGATCGCTCGATTCGTAAGGGAAGAGCGAACTGACCCGCTTGACTACGGCCCCGGCCTGATCTCCCAGAAAGCGGTGGTAATCGGTCACATGCAGAGCGGCCTTGATGGTGTCTTCGACACGATAAACGACCACCGCACTGATCAGCACCGGGTTGCCATTTTTTTCCACCACGGTTTCGGTCGTCAGATTGTAGGTCGTATCACGGGTGGAGATTCTCTGGAGTGATCGGCCCACGGGATGAATCCAGCGGATCCCTTCGCTGCGCAGCGTCGTCAGATATTTGCCAAACCGCAAGACCACGACTTCTTCGCGCGGGCCCACAATGATGAACCCGAAGAGCAGAATGGGCGGAAAGATGACCGAGGCTGCAATGATCAGCCCCAGTTCCATCATGCCAGCGGTTTCGGCAGAAGGTTCTGAATATCGACTTGAAGGTTGAGTCGTGGACATCGCCATTTCCAGAATTTGGGGAAGCTCTTTATCGAACCTGCCCTCTGGAACGAGAAGTCCACGATCTCAGATCATTGCAAATTTTCGAATCTTTTAACGGGAGTTGGAAGTTGGGAGTTGGGAGTTGGGAGTACACAGCACGCATGGGATGAGGCGCACTGAAACTTGGAAATCCTTGAATCGGAATTATTCTGACTTGGTTGGTTCAATGGGAGTGGCAGGGATGGTTGCGGGCTGGGCATCCACTGCATTCGACTTGGTGGCTTGAACTTCGGCTGTGCTGGGTGTTGGGGCTGGTAGTTTGGCAGGGACGGCGACTTTCACATAGCCCGAAATGCCAATGATGATGGCCCCCAGAACGATGCCCACTGTCTGCCAGTAAGCCATGCGCGTGCGTACTTTTTCGGCCAGTCCAGAGCGTCCCACGAGCAGCGACGAGAGGAAGAACAGGCCAAAGGCCAGCAGCATCTTGGTGCCAATCAGGGCATGATAGATCGGCTGTCCTTTATGTTTGGGCATCGCCTGGAAGTAGTTATAAAAACCACTCACCAGGAAGAGCACAATCCCGATGTGTACAAACATCTTCCATCGGGAAATAATGGCGGATCGTAAGGCGAGATGCTGATCTTCAGGCAGCTTGCTCACCACGGGATAGATCACAAATCGCAAAAAGACACTCCCCCCGATAATCACGACGGCAGTTCCGATATGTGTCCAGCGGGAGAGGATGTCAACGGCTTCCATTTACTTAAACCTTATGCAAATAATGTGTTATGGCAGATTAATCAGCGAAGTTCAGTCGGTCGTATGGAGGCTAGGGAAGACCCAGCCTGTGGGATGCTCCGGCTCACATCCTTCGGCGGATGACATGAGACGAATCAGCCACGAGAGCATAACACGCTTCGGCTTGAACTTCTCAAAAGTCTAGCCACCACAAAGTTTTGCACCACTGAATCCTGTTTTTGCTGGCCTTGTGAGGTTCCCGATCGCTCCAGCGATTGTCTGGCGGGTTGTGTGATCGCCATGGACTGGAGCAGTGATGGGCGGGAACAATCGAGAAACTGGTTACTCTTTCGCGATGTCGTCTGCTAAACTGGGGGACTTCTCAATACTGGCAGATACCAAATGAAACGTTCTCGACCTCCCCGCCGCACAACATCTCTGGTCACTTCTTCACGAAATCAGGGTTCCAAATCAGCCCATCCGGATCAACCGGGCGAGGCCTCTGCGGGCGAACGTCTGCAGAAGGTTCTGGCAAGTGCCGGGTATGGATCACGCCGAGCCTGTGAAGAATACATCGAAATGGGCCGCGTGACGATTGATGGTGTGGTGGCGAAGGAATTGGGGGTGCGTGTTGATCTTTCCCGCCAGAAGGTCGCTGTCGATGGCGAAAAGCTGCGTGTGGAAGAAAAGCGTTACTTTCTCTTTCATAAGCCAGCAGGTGTGCTGTGCACAAATTCTGATCCTGCGGGTCGAACTCGTGTGATCGATTGCTTCCCGCCGAATGTCGGTCGGCTCTTTACGGTGGGCCGGTTGGACGATGGGACTGAAGGTTTGCTGATCGTGACCAACGATGGCGATCTTGCCGAGAGACTTACACATCCCAAGTTTGGTATTCCGCGGATTTATCGTGCTGTCGTGGCGGGTAATCCTTCGACGGAGGCAATCAATCAGCTTCTTGAAGGGCTGTACTTCGCGGAAGGCCGCTTCCGCATGTCGAGCGTTAATCGAGTGAAGTCGCAGGGGTCTGCGACTGTGCTCGAAATTACCATGCGGGAAGGACAGAACCGGGAAATCCGCCGGTTGCTGGCTCGCGTGGGGCATAAAGTGATGAAGCTCAAGCGGACTCATTTTGGCCCGATCAAACTGGGTGATCTCGAACGCGGAGCTCATCGCAAACTCTCGGAAGAAGAACTCAGCAAACTGCAGGATGTTATCACGGGCAAGTGGAAGGAACCGGCTCCCCGCAAGCCGCAGCGTACCCGCGATGCTGGTAAAGCGACTTCAGCGGGAGGGGTAACCAGAGCCTCGTCGTCTCGTGCAGGAAGTGCAGGTGCCACGCCTCGCGCCAGGCTGGAGCGCACGGCATTACCAGCGACGGGACTGGAACCACTGACCATTCCGGGCTCGAAACTCAAACGCCTGGGAAGCTCAAAAGCGTTGAAATCACAGGTATTGAACTCACCTGAGGCTAACCCCAAGCGTCGCGAAGATTCCCGCTCGTCCGGTGGATCTCGTTCTTCAGAAGGATCACCAGCGCGTCGTACCGGGAAAGGCTCAATGGCTCCGGAAGCTCGGCAGAAGCCCGCCTCGCGCACTTCGGGAGGCTTTTCCAAGGGCCGTCCGGGCAGCAGGACGACGGATCGCAATCTGGCCCTTAACGACAATCCGCCAGTGATGGACGATGGCAGCACGCGATTGAAGCGGCGTGTGCTGGATGGTGAAGGTTCGGTGATTTCGAGCAAAAAGCTCAGAGGGGCAGCACCGCGCCTGAACTTCCCGCAGAATGTACGGGGCAACGACGCTGCCGATGGAGACGAAGCTCTCAATTCACCACCACTGAGCCTGCTGAAGAGTGGCCGACGAGTCCCGCGGACGAAGGATCACGTCATCGCACATCGATCGGCCAATAAAGAGACCGCTGCTGAAGCGACTCCCGAAAAAGTTGTTCGCAAGAAGACCTCTGCCAAGTTTCCAGGATCTCGAAAAGCGACAACGGCGGGGCGCTCATCAACCAGCGCTCGAAACAAGAAGTCGTCGAGTTCATCGAGTCGCAAGCGGAGTGATTAGGCGGGGAGCGTGCGTGGAGCAAACGCGAGCCGTGGCCAATACTCACCCGCAGCATCTTGAGTTTTTCAATCATTCAGAAGCCCTAGAAATCAGACGTCCCGAGCATGCCCTCCAGCCCTACTGAAACCTCTGCTTCGGCTTGTCACATCCCTTCCCTTGGGCTGCCTGGACAGGTGATGTCTGCCGTCCAGCAGAAGGCACGCGTGCTGCTGCACGAGGCCATGGCGAAAAATACATTTCGCCTGCGGCTCGATTGTGTTGAGCTGGCGACCAAGATCACTCCGGGGCAGTTCTTCATGGTGAAAATCCCGGGAGAGAACGATCCGCTTCTGGGCCGACCGTTTGCGCTGTTTGATATCTGCAGGGATGAAGAAGGACGTGTTGCCGGGCTGGAGTTCGGCTACGTTGTCGTGGGTAAAATGACCGGTCGCCTGGCTCAGCTTCAGGCGGGAGATGAAGTGGAAATCTGGGGGCCACTTGGCAACGGCTTTCCGGCATCACCGGGCGGGCGGCTGGTTTTCGTCGCTGGTGGGATTGGGCAAACGCCCTTTCTGGCACTCGCCCGCGAAGCTCTTGGAGTACAGAGTTATCCCCAGCAGAATCCGCGAAAAGTGGTTACGCCCAGTTCCGTCACACTTTGTTACGGAGCGAGGAATGCTGAGTTTCTGGCGGGTGTCGAAGACTTCCAAAGTGTTCCCGGCCTGAAGGTTGAACTGGCCACCGATGATGGTTCACTGGGGCACCATAGCTATGTCACTCAATTACTGGAAGAACATCTCAAGGCTCCCGGTGAGCCCGTGACCATCTATGCCTGCGGGCCAGAACCGATGCTCAAAGCTGTGCAGAAACTGGCACTGTCGTACAACGTCACCTGCTGGTTATCGTTAGAAACCCCAATGGCGTGCGGCTTTGGAGCCTGCTTCAGTTGTGTCGCCAAAATCCGGGAAACGACTCCTTCGGGTGAGGAAAGCTGGGATTACCGACGCACTTGTGTCGAAGGGCCCGTCTTCGAAGCTCGCGAACTGATCTTTGAAAATCATCCTTAAATTTCAACTCGTTACCCAATATCCCGCTGGTGACCTCTAATCGAATTCGCTTCCGCGTCCAGAATGGCAGTTTTCTCTCATGTTTGTCGATCAAATTGAAATTACCTGCAAAGGGGGCGATGGTGGCCCCGGATGTTCCAGCTTCCGGCGGGAAGCGCACGTCCCTCGAGGCGGCCCCGATGGTGGTGATGGTGGTCGCGGCGGGCACGTCGTCATTATCGCTGATGAAAATGTTGACAGCCTCGTGCACCTGGTCGGGATTCGTCATTGGTTTGCCAGCAATGGGAATCCCGGGACCAGTTCGCTCAAGACGGGTAAAGATGGCGAAGATCTCGTCATTCGTGTGCCGATGGGAACCATTCTGCGTGATTCTCAGCGTGGCTTCGTCCTGCGTGATCTGACAGATCATGGCGATACGGTGATCGTCGCCAAAGGGGGCGAAGGGGGCTATGGCAACACGCGTTTCATGTCATCGACGAACCGCGCCCCGCGCGAATTCGGGCCGGGTGAACCTGGTGAAAAACGTGAGCTGCTGCTGGAGTTGAAAGTCGTCGCCGATGTGGGACTGATTGGAAAACCCAATGCCGGTAAATCGACGCTTCTTTCGCGGATGACACGGGCGACTCCGGAAATTGCCAACTACCCGTTCACGACGAAACACCCGAATCTCGGGATTGTCCGCGTCGGTTACGAGCGGCAATTCGTGATGGCTGATATTCCCGGGCTGATTGAAGGAGCCCATGCGGGAGTGGGGCTAGGTCATGAATTTTTAAGGCACGTCGAGCGGACTCGCGTGCTCGTACATCTCGTTGAACCCAATCCGGATGACCAGACGGACCCGATCGAGAACTATCTGCAGATCCGCGAAGAGTTGCGGCTTTACGATGACGATCTGGCCCAAAGACCTGAAATTGTCGTCATCAGCAAGTCGGAACTGCTGGATGCCGATGCTGCTAAAGAGCTGCTTGAAGAGCGGATTGGCAAACCCGTCCTGCAGATTTCAGCGATGACAGGTAAAGGACTTCCCGTACTGACCAAACAGATCATCGAGATTCTTGATCGTCTGAAACAGGCTGAGGAAGACGCAGAGGCGGAAGCGGCTTACCTTGCCAGGAAAACATCGTCTGAAGCAGAGGCTCCCATCGCGCCGGCTCCTGTCGATTCATCTGCAGAAAATGCTGAGTAAGGTGTCTCGAAAAGAGACGAGGCAAATTTTGAAGTCTCTTAGGCGGGCAGGCTGGTGGTCGTCCACTTGCAACCAGTGCTGACGAACGTTGAAATCTGAGTTGTTCCATCCCGAGGCTTCACCGAGGACTGATCTGTGGCGATGTACGACCAACTCTGCCTGCTCAGTGGCAGAGCTCACCCGAAACTCGGCCACGAAATCGCCAGCTATCTGGGAATCAACCTGGGGGCTGTCGAGCTCAGTAACTTTCCGGATGGTGAAATCTCTTGCCGGCTGTACCAGAACGTCCGCGGGGCGGATGTCTTTCTCGTCCAGCCCACGGGGCCCGCAGTCAATGACAATCTCATGGAACTGCTCGTTCTGATTGACACCTGCAAACGGGCGAGTGCTGCCCGTGTGACGGCTGTGATCCCTTATTTTGGCTATGCCCGGCAAGACCGCAAAGATATGGGGCGTGTTCCCATTACGGCAAAACTGGTCGCCAATCTCATTACGAAAGCCGGGGCTGATCGTGTTCTGACCATGGATCTCCATGCGGCTCAGATTCAGGGATTCTTCGACTGCCCCGTCGATCACCTTTACGCAGCACCGATTCTTGATGAATACTTTCGTTCACTGAATTTACCGAAGTCGAATCTGGTGATCGTGAGCCCGGACGAGGGGAGCATTAAGCGGTCTTTGCAGCATGTCGAGCACCTGGGTGGCTCGTTTGCGATTGTGGATAAGCGTCGCTCGAACGCCTTTGAAACTCGTCAGGAGAACCTGATTGGTGGCCCGATTGCCGGGAAAACCTGCATTATTTTCGACGATATGATTACCACGGCTGGCTCGATGGTGGGCGCCGTGAAGGTTGTGGCCCAGCATGAGGCCGCCGAGATCTATGTGGGAGCGACACATGCGATTATGTGCGGTCAGGCCGCTCAGAGGCTGGTCGAAGCACCGATCAAAGAAATTGTCGTTACGAACAGCCTGCCGCTGACCCCTGAGCAGAAGCTCCCGAATCTCAGGCAGGTTTCTGTGGCACCACTGCTGGGTGAAGCCATTCGCCGAATTCATAGAAATGAATCTGTCAGTTATCTTTTTGACTGAAGGGCGTGCTGCCAGATTCTTTCTGCCATCAATCTCAATTTCGTGGCGAGAACGACATTTTCGGTAAATGCGAATCCATTTCGTCATCTCCGGAATGGACTGCTTAACCTGCCTGAAAAACCCGAAAAAGCCGCTGCACTCGATAATCTGGAGTGGGAAGCGAAGCACATTGCGGGTATTTTGGGGATTTGTGCATCGCTTATTGTACGCATATTGATGTGTTCACCTTTCAGTTCCCTCTCTGGGTCGATTGCCTGTCAATCTACTTGGCACGCAAGATCTGCGAGTCGCTTATGTCGATTGGAATTTCTCCCTGTCCCGGCTGTGGCACATTGCTGCTCGATGACACCGTTGAGTGCCATCGCTGCCATCATGTGTTTGATCGAGAGCGGGCTGAAGAGCTGGCGATTCAGCCTTTGCCGACCGACGAGGCTGTGATTGAAGATCTGGGGAGTTGCCACAATTGCGGTGAAGCGGTTCGTAGTGGCCTGGTGCGGTGCTGGAATTGTGGAGTCTTCCTGCGAGCGGATATTCAAGCCGCCTTTGATGAACGACAGAGCGATCAACGCTCGCCGGCAACGCCAACGGATCGTAATCCGCAGTCACGCTCCATGCTGAAGGCCGAACCTCACACGCCGGCTTCGCTTTCCGAGATCGATAAAAACGCTCAGTTAGCAGCTTACTACGCTCAAAGGAATGGGCATGGCTTAGAGCCCGGAGCCAGTCCACTCATTTCGGATCAACCCCTCGTAGAAGCCAGCGGGGTGGATCAGAGTGCCGAGGATGAAGAGGACGATTTCGAACTTTCTGGGGATATTTTCCTCACTGAAGCCACGATGGCCATTGAGCCGCCACCAATGGCTTTCCCCCAGGTGAATGAGACCTCAGGGGATACTTTTGCACTGAGCGAAATTCCGCGCCTGGAGCCGGAATCGGTCGATGGATCGACGATGGAAGAGTCGATCGAAACGATTCCCATGATGTCACTCGATGGGAGTGGGGCTGAAACTTCTCCACAGGAAGAACTGATTGGAACGCCCGAAGTGAGCGATGCCAGTCATCCCGCTGAAGAGATGTCCGAAGATGATCTCCTCCTGCACATTGCTCTTTCTGAAGAGAAGGAAGAGCAGGAACTGGCACTCAAACCGCGCAAGAAAGGTTTCCTGACCACTTGTGAGGCTGGCTGTAAAGTCCGTGTGATGGATCATCATCGCGGCAAAGTTGGCAAGTGCCCCAAATGCGGTGCGAAGCTGGTTGTTCCCTTACGCAAAACGACGAATGCCGGTGCTGAAGAAGAAATTCCGCTTGATCCGCCCATCAATCTGGAAGCAGTGGGCAAGTTCGTCCACATCATTCAGGATGTGGCACTGCACACGATTGCCAAGGGGAAACTGAAGCTCAAAGCAGCCGCACATGCCAAAGACTTTTCGCTGATTGATCTGGCGATTGATCCACAGGCACTGGTGCTCCTGGAATGGCCCAAGGGGACTTTGCTCAAGCCAACAGCGAAGAAGATCCCCGAGTTTCGAGCAGCT is a window of Planctopirus limnophila DSM 3776 DNA encoding:
- a CDS encoding ribose-phosphate diphosphokinase, with amino-acid sequence MYDQLCLLSGRAHPKLGHEIASYLGINLGAVELSNFPDGEISCRLYQNVRGADVFLVQPTGPAVNDNLMELLVLIDTCKRASAARVTAVIPYFGYARQDRKDMGRVPITAKLVANLITKAGADRVLTMDLHAAQIQGFFDCPVDHLYAAPILDEYFRSLNLPKSNLVIVSPDEGSIKRSLQHVEHLGGSFAIVDKRRSNAFETRQENLIGGPIAGKTCIIFDDMITTAGSMVGAVKVVAQHEAAEIYVGATHAIMCGQAAQRLVEAPIKEIVVTNSLPLTPEQKLPNLRQVSVAPLLGEAIRRIHRNESVSYLFD